From the genome of Psychrilyobacter atlanticus DSM 19335, one region includes:
- the cysK gene encoding cysteine synthase A: MKILNNILETVGRTPILKINNINDTHADIYIKLESFNPAGSVKDRVALNMIEVAEKNGQLKKGDTIIESTSGNTGIGLAMVCAVKGYKLIIVMPDCVSVERRQLLKAYGAELVLTDGSQGMKGCLCKLDDLMKQHPNSFAPDQFSNPANPMAHYSSTGTEIWETFKDELDIFVCGTGTGGSFSGVSKYLKEKNKDIYTVAVEPMRAPFISTGVTGPHDIQGMGMSAGFIPSTFDSSVMDEIATISYEEAQEITNRLAKEEGVLGGVSSGANLATALNLAKRPENKGKKILTLIMDTGERYLSSGIFY; the protein is encoded by the coding sequence ATGAAAATATTAAATAACATCTTAGAAACTGTTGGAAGAACTCCAATTTTAAAAATAAATAACATCAACGATACCCATGCAGATATCTATATCAAATTGGAATCTTTTAACCCTGCTGGTTCTGTAAAGGACAGAGTAGCTTTAAATATGATAGAGGTAGCCGAAAAAAATGGGCAATTAAAAAAAGGTGATACTATTATCGAATCAACTAGTGGGAATACAGGAATCGGCCTGGCTATGGTCTGTGCTGTGAAGGGATATAAGTTGATCATTGTAATGCCTGACTGTGTAAGTGTAGAGAGAAGACAGCTTTTAAAAGCCTATGGAGCTGAATTAGTTTTAACTGACGGGTCTCAAGGAATGAAAGGCTGTTTATGCAAACTCGATGATCTTATGAAACAGCATCCAAATAGTTTTGCTCCCGATCAATTTTCAAACCCAGCTAATCCTATGGCACACTACAGTTCTACAGGAACTGAGATTTGGGAAACTTTTAAAGATGAATTGGATATTTTTGTCTGCGGAACAGGAACTGGCGGAAGTTTTTCAGGGGTCTCAAAATATTTAAAAGAAAAGAATAAAGACATTTACACTGTTGCTGTGGAACCTATGAGAGCTCCATTCATCTCTACAGGAGTTACTGGTCCCCATGACATTCAGGGAATGGGTATGAGTGCCGGATTTATCCCTTCTACATTTGATTCATCTGTTATGGACGAGATAGCTACCATCTCTTATGAAGAGGCTCAGGAGATCACTAACAGGTTAGCCAAGGAAGAGGGAGTCTTAGGAGGAGTTTCTTCTGGAGCAAATTTAGCTACGGCATTAAACCTAGCTAAACGTCCTGAAAATAAAGGTAAAAAAATCTTAACTCTTATTATGGATACAGGAGAGAGATATCTTTCTAGCGGTATATTTTATTAA